The genome window GACACGGAGAACGACCCGCGTGACCAGGTCCTCTACCAGGGCCTCCAGAAGCTGCTGGTGATCATCGTCTCGGCACTGACGGCGGCGCCGATGGTGTTCACCGGGAGCTTCCTTCCGGCCGACGCCGCCGTCGGTGACGCGCTCGGCATCGGCACGTTCGGCGTGCAGGTGCTGATCTTCGCGCAGATCTTCGTCGGCGGCATCCTCATCCTGTTCATGGACGAGATCGTGAGCAAGTGGGGCGTCGGTTCCGGCGTCGGGCTGTTCATCATCGCGTCGGTGAGCCAGCAGATCGTCGGCGGCTTCTTCAGCTTCTCCGCCCTCGGTCCCCCCGGCTTCTTCGCGAGCTGGTACGGCGTCATCGTCGGCGACGTGCCGGCCTCGCTGTCGCCGTTCACGACGGAGGGGCTCCAGAACCTGCTGTTCGATCCGGGCAGCATTCTGGCGCTTTTCACCACCGTGTTCATCTTCGGGATCGTCGTGTACGCGGAGTCGGTCCGCGTCGAGATCCCGCTGTCGCACGCCCGCGTGAAGGGCGCCCGCGGCCGCTTCCCGGTGAAGCTGATCTACGCCTCCGTCCTGCCGATGATCCTCGTTCGCGCGCTGCAGGCGAACATCCAGTTCCTCGGCCAGATCCTCTCCTCGCAGTGGGCGGGGATGCCGGCGTTCCTGGGCGAGTACAGCGCGCAGGGCCAGCCCATCTCCGGGCTGTTCTACTACCTGAACCCCATCCAGAGCCGCAGCCAGTGGATGT of Halorubrum trapanicum contains these proteins:
- the secY gene encoding preprotein translocase subunit SecY encodes the protein MSWKEAAEPVLSRMPVVERPAGHVPFKRKLTWTAGVLIVYFFLTNINPFGLAVGQGSDFFGQFRSVLAGSSGSLLQVGIGPIVTASIVLQLLGGANLLGLDTENDPRDQVLYQGLQKLLVIIVSALTAAPMVFTGSFLPADAAVGDALGIGTFGVQVLIFAQIFVGGILILFMDEIVSKWGVGSGVGLFIIASVSQQIVGGFFSFSALGPPGFFASWYGVIVGDVPASLSPFTTEGLQNLLFDPGSILALFTTVFIFGIVVYAESVRVEIPLSHARVKGARGRFPVKLIYASVLPMILVRALQANIQFLGQILSSQWAGMPAFLGEYSAQGQPISGLFYYLNPIQSRSQWMWFLGEIPASVEPWMIAVRLAVDLTFMIVGGAIFAIFWVETTGMGPEATAKQIQNSGMQIPGFRRNPQVVEKVMERYIPQVTVIGGALVGFLAVMANLLGTIGQVSGTGLLLAVSITYKLYEEIAEEQLMEMHPMMRQMFGNE